In Candidatus Polarisedimenticolia bacterium, the DNA window TGTCGTTCCCAGCGCCGGTCGAGATGTCGCCGGCCACGATCTCCTCGGCGACGCGGCCGCCCATCAACATCGCGAGCTCGTCGCGGAGCTGCTCCCGGGTCATCATGAACCGGTCCTGCTCCGGCAGGGTCAGGGTGTACCCGAGCGCCCGGCCCCGCGGGATCACGGTGATCTTGTGGACCTCGTCGGTGTTCGGGAGGACGTGCGCCACCAGCGCGTGCCCGCCCTCGTGGTACGCGATCAGCCGGCGCTCCTCCTCGCTCATCACGCGGCTCTTCCGCTCCGGTCCCGCCACCACGCGGTCGACCGCCTCCTCGACCTCCTTCATCGAGATGCCGGTCCTCGATCGCCGGGCCGCGAGCAGCGCCGCCTCGTTGATCACGTTCGCGAGGTCCGCGCCCGTGAACCCGGGCGTCCGGCGGGCGAGGATGCCAAGGTCGACTTCGGGCTCGAGCGGCTTGCCCTTCGCGTGGACCGCGAGGATCGCCTTGCGACCCTCGATGTCGGGCCGGTCGATCACGATCTGCCGGTCGAACCGTCCGGGCCGCAACAGCGCCGGGTCGAGGATGTCGGGACGGTTCGTGGCCGCCATCAGGATCACGGTGGAGCGCTGGTCGAAGCCGTCCATCTCCACCAGGAGCTGGTTCAGCGTCTGCTCCCGCTCGTCGTGGCCGCCGCCGAGCCCGGCGCCGCGGTGCCGTCCGACCGCGTCGATCTCGTCGACGAAGACGATCGCGGGGGCGCTCGCCTTCGCCTGCTCGAACAGGTCGCGGACCCGTGCGGCGCCGACGCCGACGAACATCTCGACGAAGTCGGACCCGGAGATCGAGAAGAACGGCACGTTCGCCTCGCCCGAGATCGCCCTCGCGAGGAGGGTCTTGCCGGTCCCCGGCGGGCCCATCAGCAGGACGCCCTTCGGAATCTTCCCTCCGAGCTTCTGGAACTTCTGGGGCTCCTTCAGGAACTCGATGATCTCCTCCAGCTCTTCCTTGGCCTCCTCGACGCCCGCGACGTCCTTGAACGTGACCTTCTTGGCCTGGCTCGACGACAGCCGGGCCTTGGACTTGCCGAAGGACAGGGCCTTGTTGCCCCCGCTCTGCATCTGCCGCATGAAGAAGATCCAGACGCCCAGCATCAACAAGATGGGCAGCCAGCCCAGGAGGGTGACCACGTAGGACGAGTCCTTGGGCTTGCGCGCGTCGATGGCAATGTTCGACTTGCGCAGGTCCTTGACCAGATCGTCGTAATCGGGAGCGTACGTGGTGAACCGCTTCTGCAGGCCGTCCGGGCCGGTTCCGGCGTACTCGCCGGCAATCTCGTTGCCCGTGATCGTGACCTTGCTGACCCGGCCGGCCTCGACGTCCGCCATGAACTGGCTGAACGAGATCTCGACCTGGTCCGGGCGGTTGGCGCTCAGGAACTTATAGAAGAAGAGGACCGCCAGGATGATGAGGGTCCAGAAGGCGATGTTCTTCAAAAGCGTATTCAACGGCTGGGGCTCCTTTGCAAGGCTTCAATATAGACCGAAACCGTCCGCCTTTCAATCCATGGATCGGGGGTCCACCCCCGCCGAGCGGGCACGGGACGCGGCGCGCCCGGGGCCGGCAGCCGGTCCAAAGGCTCCTAGTCGACGTACGTCAGGTACGGGAGGTTCCTGTACTTTCCCTGGTAGTCGAGCCCGTATCCGACCACGTGCCGATCGGGGACCTTGAAACCGACGAAATCCGGGCTGAAATCGACCTTGCGGCGGTGCGGCTTGTCGAGCAGCGTGCAGACCCGCAGCGATCGGGGACCGTAGAGCTGGATCTGCTCGCACAGGTAGGCCAGGGTCACGCCGGTGTCGAGGATGTCCTCCACGAGCAGGAGGTGCATCCCCTCGATGCGGAAGGACGAGGTGAACCGCAGGGACGTCGAGAAGACGATCTCGGTCAAGCTGTCGGAGCGGCGGGAGGCGACGCTCTCGACGAAGCCGACCTCCATCGGCAGCTGGATCTGGCGCGTCAGATCGGCCAGGAAGACGAACGCTCCCTTGAGGACGCCGAGGACGGAGATCTCCTGGCCCGCATAGGCCTCGGTGATCTCCTTGCCGATCTGCTGGACGCGCTCGGCGATCTCGGCCTCGGAACGCAGGATCTCTCGTGACAGCTTCATCCGGATGTCTTCTCCAGGACCAGGACGCGCCTGGTCGTCTCGGTGATCTTGAAGCGATCGTCGATTTCGTGTTCCATGACCCAGGCGATGCGATCGCCCGACAGCACCAGGGGGATGCGGCCGCGCTCGTCCACCGGCACCTTGCGATCGATCAGGAACGCCTTGACCTTGCGCGTCCCCGGCGACCCCAGCGGCACGAACCGATCGCCCGGGCGCCGCGGCCGGATGAGGAGCGGCCCGGGCATCAGATCGGCGTCCAGGTAGGCGCGCTCGCGGCCGGCGGTCCGGAAGTCCAGGCGCAACTGCTCGCGCGGCACGACCGAGGCCTTGAGCCCCAGGCCGAAGCCGGGCAGGACCACCTCGCCGGGCACCGGACAGAGAGCCTCGCGGGGGGAGGCCCCCCCGCCCGAAGGCGTGTCGCCGCTTTCCGCAGGGCGCCGGGCGATGCGCAGCTGGTCCCCTTGCATGTCGACGGCGGTGCCGCCGGGCAACGACACGTGGCCGCGCCGCCGTCTTTCCTCGAGAAGGCTCAGCGACCGCTCGACGTGCTGCAGGGCGATCCGGCGCAGATCGCCTCGGGCCTCGGCGAGGGCCAGCCTCAGGATGCGCCGCCTGATGGGCACCGGCAGCTCCTGCAGGGCCCGGCCCTCCAGGACCACGCTCTCGCCCCGCCGCGTGGCGATCTCGCGGTACTTGTTCGCGGCCAGCTCTCCCAGGAAGCCATCCTCGTCGCGCAGGAGATCGGCGGCGTGCGCCAGCGCTTCGACGACGTTCGGGTTGAATTCCCGCTCCAGGAGCGGGATCAGGCGCCGCCGCGCGCGGTTGCGCGCCAGGGACAGGTCGCGGTTGGTGGCATCCACGCGGTAGGACAGGCGCCGTTCCCGAAGGTAGGCGAGAATATCCCGGCGCCTGACGTCGATGAGCGGCCGGACGATCACGCCATCGACGACCGGGTACGTCCCGGCGAGTCCCCGCGGCCCCGATCCGCGCAGCAGGCGCAGCAGCAGGCTTTCCGCCTGATCGTCGCGGGTGTGGCCCAGCGCCACCTTTTGCGCCCCGATCTCGCGCGCCGTCTCGAGCAGGAAGCTCTGCCGCAGCTCGCGAGCCCGCGCCTCGCGCGACGACTGCCGTCCCTCGCGCGTCTGCCAGACCCGGGTCCCCAGGTGGCCGACGGTCACCGGCAGGCGCATGCGGGTCGCCATGCGCCGGACGAATTCGGCGTCCCGCGCCGACGCGCGTCCGCGCCAGCCGTGGTCCAGATGGGCGACGTGCAGATCGAGCTTCATCTCGGGCGCCAGGCGGCGCAGCACCGACAGCAGGGCCGTCGAGTCGGGGCCGCCCGACACGGCGACCAGCACCCGCTCGCGCGGGCGCAGCATGTCGTAGCGGGCGATGGTCCGGCGTGCCTGGCGCTCGACCGTACCGGTGACGTTCTTCATCGTGTCCCGATCATAGAGCGGCTCTCCGTCGCCGGCCAGGAGTACGCGAAGCCCGCGGGAGATCCATCAAGGGGCGTCTGGTAGCGGTGCAGGGATTCGAACCCCGGACTCCGCGGATATGAGCCGCGTGCTCTAACCATCTGAGCTACACCGCCTTGCAGCGTGACCGATGATTCTAGGGGAGGGTCACAACCCTGTCAACTGCGGCAAAAGCCAACCCCTCTCCAGTCGCGGGTGGCGGGGCGCAGCGCGGCGCGCCTCATGCTCACTCGCGAAGGCTGCTGACAGGCCATGCGCATTGGAAGGATATCGAATGCGCTTCGCGTGCGAGCATGAGGCACACCCCGGCACCCCGCCCCGTCCCGCAACTCGATGCAGGTGTTTCCCGTACGGTGGATCGAGGGGTGGCCTATAATTAGTTCGGTCTGCGAGGGGCTGCGGCGTGAAGCAATGCAAGGAGTGCTCCGTCGGCGAGGACGACGCCTACCTGCACAAGTGTCCCATCTGTCACAAGATGATCTGCGACGAGCACAAGTTCATGCGCAGCGGGCGGATCTTCTGCAGCGACTTCTGCGCCGCCTATTTTTTCCACGAGGGGGACGATGACGACTGACGGCCGCCCGGAGCGCGTCGCGCCACCCCGCCGAATTCTCGGGCGGGCTCCCGGGCAGGAAGCCGGCTGATGGCGTTCCCCGCGCAGCGCCCGAGGCGCCTGAGGCGGACCGGGGCGATCCGGTCGCTGGTCCGCGAGACCGACCTGTCGGCCGGGGACCTCATCCATCCGCTGTTCGTCTGCCCGGGGAAGCGGGTGCGGCGGGAG includes these proteins:
- the hpt gene encoding hypoxanthine phosphoribosyltransferase, with the protein product MKLSREILRSEAEIAERVQQIGKEITEAYAGQEISVLGVLKGAFVFLADLTRQIQLPMEVGFVESVASRRSDSLTEIVFSTSLRFTSSFRIEGMHLLLVEDILDTGVTLAYLCEQIQLYGPRSLRVCTLLDKPHRRKVDFSPDFVGFKVPDRHVVGYGLDYQGKYRNLPYLTYVD
- the tilS gene encoding tRNA lysidine(34) synthetase TilS, which gives rise to MKNVTGTVERQARRTIARYDMLRPRERVLVAVSGGPDSTALLSVLRRLAPEMKLDLHVAHLDHGWRGRASARDAEFVRRMATRMRLPVTVGHLGTRVWQTREGRQSSREARARELRQSFLLETAREIGAQKVALGHTRDDQAESLLLRLLRGSGPRGLAGTYPVVDGVIVRPLIDVRRRDILAYLRERRLSYRVDATNRDLSLARNRARRRLIPLLEREFNPNVVEALAHAADLLRDEDGFLGELAANKYREIATRRGESVVLEGRALQELPVPIRRRILRLALAEARGDLRRIALQHVERSLSLLEERRRRGHVSLPGGTAVDMQGDQLRIARRPAESGDTPSGGGASPREALCPVPGEVVLPGFGLGLKASVVPREQLRLDFRTAGRERAYLDADLMPGPLLIRPRRPGDRFVPLGSPGTRKVKAFLIDRKVPVDERGRIPLVLSGDRIAWVMEHEIDDRFKITETTRRVLVLEKTSG
- the ftsH gene encoding ATP-dependent zinc metalloprotease FtsH; its protein translation is MNTLLKNIAFWTLIILAVLFFYKFLSANRPDQVEISFSQFMADVEAGRVSKVTITGNEIAGEYAGTGPDGLQKRFTTYAPDYDDLVKDLRKSNIAIDARKPKDSSYVVTLLGWLPILLMLGVWIFFMRQMQSGGNKALSFGKSKARLSSSQAKKVTFKDVAGVEEAKEELEEIIEFLKEPQKFQKLGGKIPKGVLLMGPPGTGKTLLARAISGEANVPFFSISGSDFVEMFVGVGAARVRDLFEQAKASAPAIVFVDEIDAVGRHRGAGLGGGHDEREQTLNQLLVEMDGFDQRSTVILMAATNRPDILDPALLRPGRFDRQIVIDRPDIEGRKAILAVHAKGKPLEPEVDLGILARRTPGFTGADLANVINEAALLAARRSRTGISMKEVEEAVDRVVAGPERKSRVMSEEERRLIAYHEGGHALVAHVLPNTDEVHKITVIPRGRALGYTLTLPEQDRFMMTREQLRDELAMLMGGRVAEEIVAGDISTGAGND